In a genomic window of Wyeomyia smithii strain HCP4-BCI-WySm-NY-G18 chromosome 1, ASM2978416v1, whole genome shotgun sequence:
- the LOC129718520 gene encoding protein C3orf33, translating to MATESSSLDKSYFQQFCDYMKRDTKGVEIATYTISGVLFVVAYNKIRPLTRFGKPSDIPKHFIREQLPQYGRVQKIEPSIQSGPLLIVKHRPPLNLIFWSSKTLPVRVAGIDINANGYSWLQSVVVNRKVTFVPIQVNSGAGFAECSVCFQEFSADKKRLRQVDVAQALLNLGFAKLAVPAVPRTKIVSKDPFERKVQTYYRTLARSESYAKERRTGLWQQALPPKLWPVKVWQDALDGLVLRMMPKTHRLPELVR from the exons ATGGCTACGGAGAGTTCGAGTCTAGATAAGAGTTACTTTCAACAGTTTTGCGATTATATGAAACGAGACACAAAAGGAGTGGAG ATCGCAACCTACACCATTTCCGGAGTTCTTTTCGTCGTTGCCTACAACAAAATCAGACCG CTAACTCGTTTCGGCAAACCGTCGGACATCCCGAAACACTTCATCCGTGAGCAACTCCCGCAGTACGGTCGCGTCCAAAAGATCGAACCCTCCATCCAGTCCGGTCCGTTGTTAATCGTAAAACACCGACCCCCGCTAAATTTGATCTTCTGGTCTAGCAAAACGCTGCCGGTACGGGTAGCCGGCATCGACATCAACGCCAACGGTTACTCGTGGCTACAGTCGGTGGTGGTCAACCGTAAGGTTACATTTGTTCCCATCCAAGTGAACAGTGGGGCTGGTTTTGCCGAATGTAGCGTCTGCTTCCAGGAATTTTCCGCCGATAAGAAACGTCTCCGTCAGGTGGACGTCGCACAGGCTTTACTTAATCTTGGTTTCGCAAAGCTAGCCGTTCCGGCGGTGCCAAGGACGAAAATCGTCAGCAAGGATCCGTTCGAGCGGAAGGTCCAAACCTACTATCGCACGTTGGCTCGGAGTGAAAGCTACGCCAAGGAACGCCGCACCGGACTGTGGCAGCAGGC ACTTCCTCCGAAGCTATGGCCGGTTAAAGTTTGGCAGGATGCACTTGATGGTCTAGTATTGCGCATGATGCCAAAAACGCATCGTTTGCCGGAGTTAGTGCGGTAG